The Nitrogeniibacter aestuarii genome has a window encoding:
- a CDS encoding mechanosensitive ion channel family protein: MDTDHYKTMVLEAGARTLEALMASATYIQLALVLVIFGIAALLANRIRHFVPAFAELPEGGSYPPLRIVTAKLGSLFFPLIAIVMLGVAVELSRNLIGQAWLVRTAMVVAMMLVLNTIIRDHVRSEFIAFVFRWIGLPLLFLHLVELLVPLVAILDAVSFTVGNIQISAYDLGRVLLFGSLLFWLGRVSNSTGQEIIRRQEKLDVRTKELAAKMLEVGIFVIIFLLLLQVMGINLTALAVFGGAVGVGLGFGLQAIASNFISGIIILLDRSISVGDYIELEDGRTGIVREMTLRSTTLETFDGKDVMVPNEKFMTETFTNWTHKNKEQRYRVDFSVAYKTNVRELCEIIKQVVASHPKVLSGDHVPIEERPDCEIDSFGDNGINMFVEFWMQGIDDGENRVGGDLMLMILEALQEHNIEIPFPQREVRVLNEGLSAPGANGRA; encoded by the coding sequence ATGGATACCGATCACTACAAGACCATGGTGCTGGAGGCCGGGGCCAGAACCCTTGAGGCCCTGATGGCCAGCGCCACCTACATCCAACTGGCACTGGTGCTGGTCATCTTCGGCATTGCAGCACTGTTGGCCAATCGCATTCGCCATTTCGTGCCGGCGTTCGCCGAGCTGCCCGAAGGCGGTAGCTACCCGCCACTGCGCATCGTCACGGCCAAACTCGGCAGCCTGTTCTTCCCCCTGATCGCCATCGTCATGCTCGGCGTGGCGGTCGAACTGAGCCGCAACCTGATCGGTCAGGCCTGGCTGGTGCGCACCGCCATGGTGGTGGCGATGATGCTGGTGCTCAACACCATCATCCGCGACCATGTGCGCAGCGAGTTCATTGCCTTCGTCTTCCGCTGGATCGGCCTGCCCTTGCTCTTCCTGCATCTGGTCGAGCTGCTCGTGCCGCTGGTGGCCATTCTCGACGCCGTATCGTTCACCGTCGGCAACATCCAGATCTCCGCCTACGACCTGGGCCGGGTGCTGCTGTTCGGCTCGCTGCTGTTCTGGCTCGGCCGGGTGTCCAACAGCACCGGTCAGGAGATCATCCGCCGCCAGGAAAAGCTCGATGTGCGCACCAAGGAGCTAGCCGCCAAGATGCTCGAAGTGGGTATTTTCGTGATCATCTTCCTGCTGCTGTTGCAGGTGATGGGCATCAACCTCACCGCGCTGGCGGTGTTCGGCGGTGCGGTGGGCGTGGGCCTGGGCTTCGGTCTGCAGGCGATTGCCTCGAATTTCATCTCCGGCATCATCATCCTGCTCGATCGCTCCATTTCGGTGGGCGACTACATCGAGCTCGAAGACGGGCGCACCGGCATCGTGCGCGAGATGACCCTGCGCTCCACCACGCTGGAGACCTTTGACGGCAAGGACGTGATGGTTCCGAACGAAAAGTTCATGACCGAGACCTTCACCAACTGGACGCACAAGAACAAGGAGCAGCGCTACCGGGTGGACTTCTCCGTGGCCTACAAGACCAATGTGCGCGAGCTGTGCGAGATCATCAAGCAGGTGGTCGCCAGTCATCCCAAGGTGCTCAGCGGCGATCACGTGCCCATCGAAGAGCGGCCCGACTGCGAGATCGACAGCTTCGGCGACAACGGCATCAACATGTTCGTCGAGTTCTGGATGCAGGGCATCGATGATGGCGAAAACCGGGTCGGCGGCGATCTCATGCTGATGATTCTCGAGGCCTTGCAGGAACACAACATCGAGATCCCCTTCCCGCAGCGCGAGGTGCGGGTGCTCAACGAGGGCCTTTCAGCACCGGGGGCGAACGGGCGGGCATGA
- a CDS encoding P-loop NTPase family protein, whose protein sequence is MSSINFIGGEKGGVGKSVVARLLAQYFIDHNRPFTGFDTDRSHTSFLRFYADYASPVVVDSFEGLDHVVSVFDTDETAEAAPSVIVDLAAQTAKPLARWIQESDLIALMGEMGHAVNFWHVADGGVDSVALLDRLLDTYGDAPNYIVVKNYGRGSDFAYMEESDAMKRAEAAGARVITLPALHESSMQKVDRQNASFWAASNNRIGDNALGLLERQRVKTWLRSAYATFDGLPL, encoded by the coding sequence ATGAGCTCCATCAACTTCATCGGTGGCGAAAAAGGCGGCGTCGGCAAGTCGGTCGTCGCACGTCTCCTTGCGCAGTACTTCATCGATCACAATCGTCCGTTCACCGGTTTCGACACCGACCGCTCGCACACGTCGTTCCTGCGGTTCTATGCCGACTATGCTTCGCCGGTGGTGGTGGACAGCTTCGAGGGGCTCGATCACGTGGTGTCGGTATTCGATACCGACGAAACCGCCGAGGCCGCGCCGAGCGTGATCGTCGATCTGGCCGCCCAGACCGCCAAGCCGCTGGCACGCTGGATTCAGGAGTCCGACCTGATCGCCCTCATGGGCGAGATGGGCCATGCGGTGAACTTCTGGCATGTGGCCGACGGTGGCGTGGACTCGGTGGCGCTGCTCGACCGCCTGCTCGACACCTATGGCGATGCGCCCAATTACATCGTGGTCAAGAACTACGGCCGTGGCAGCGATTTCGCCTACATGGAAGAGTCCGACGCCATGAAGCGTGCCGAAGCGGCCGGTGCCCGGGTCATCACCCTGCCGGCACTGCACGAGTCGAGCATGCAGAAAGTCGATCGCCAGAACGCCAGCTTCTGGGCGGCCAGCAACAACCGCATCGGCGACAACGCTCTGGGCCTGCTCGAACGCCAGCGTGTCAAGACCTGGCTGCGTTCGGCCTATGCGACCTTCGACGGACTGCCGCTCTGA
- a CDS encoding CNNM domain-containing protein: MLIFTYFMLAVGVSFLCSILEAVLLSITVSHIELTKDKNPALGRLMEFQKDNIDFSIAAILTLNTFAHTLGAAGVGAEAAKLFGEQYMFYISAVLTLLILVLSEIIPKTVGAFYWKQLAGPATRIIKLLVFITYPILVVMNRLTSLIAPGRRALITKEEVIATASVAEDEGVLHEKERRIIQNAVRLREIRARDILTPRSVLFSVQRDALLGVFDDKASLDLQRFKEYSRVPVFGNSIDDIVGVVISKELFHELVADELADKRDIIKPVTRVNENIPVSKLIDMFVSRSEHLFIVCDRYDQTEGVVTLEDAVETLLGIEIVDELDSNVDMQALARARILRHRGQVKRDAAATKATTKPAEP, from the coding sequence ATGCTGATCTTCACCTACTTCATGCTCGCCGTGGGCGTGTCTTTCCTGTGTTCGATCCTGGAGGCCGTGCTGCTGTCGATCACGGTCTCGCACATTGAGCTGACCAAGGACAAGAACCCCGCGCTGGGGCGGTTGATGGAATTCCAGAAGGACAACATCGACTTTTCCATTGCCGCCATCCTCACGCTCAACACCTTCGCCCACACGCTGGGCGCTGCCGGCGTGGGTGCCGAGGCGGCCAAGCTGTTCGGCGAGCAGTACATGTTCTACATCTCGGCGGTGCTCACGCTGCTCATCCTGGTGCTCTCGGAAATCATCCCCAAGACGGTCGGCGCGTTCTACTGGAAGCAACTGGCCGGCCCGGCCACACGCATCATCAAGCTGCTGGTGTTCATCACCTACCCGATCCTGGTCGTTATGAACCGGCTCACCAGTCTCATCGCGCCGGGGCGTCGGGCGCTGATCACCAAGGAGGAGGTGATCGCCACCGCCTCCGTGGCCGAAGACGAGGGCGTGCTGCACGAAAAGGAGCGGCGCATCATCCAGAACGCGGTGCGCCTGCGCGAGATCCGCGCCCGCGACATCCTCACCCCGCGCAGCGTGCTGTTCAGTGTGCAGCGTGACGCGCTGCTCGGTGTATTCGATGACAAGGCCTCGCTCGATCTGCAGCGCTTCAAGGAATATTCCCGGGTGCCGGTGTTCGGCAACAGCATCGACGACATCGTCGGCGTGGTGATTTCGAAAGAGCTGTTTCATGAGCTGGTGGCCGATGAACTGGCCGACAAGCGTGACATCATCAAGCCGGTGACCCGGGTGAACGAGAACATACCGGTGTCCAAACTCATCGACATGTTCGTGTCACGCAGCGAGCATCTGTTCATCGTGTGCGACCGCTACGACCAGACCGAGGGCGTGGTGACCCTCGAAGACGCAGTTGAAACCCTGCTGGGTATCGAAATCGTCGATGAACTAGATTCGAACGTGGACATGCAGGCGCTGGCCCGCGCCCGCATCCTGCGTCACCGGGGGCAGGTCAAGCGCGACGCCGCCGCCACCAAGGCGACAACCAAGCCCGCCGAGCCCTGA
- a CDS encoding anti-sigma factor, producing the protein MRYDHPDLRQHLASAYAFGSLTPRVRARFERLLKNDPALQALVAEAELRLAPLALALEPRTPPANVWPAIEKRLGFVEAKASSRWFDWLLRPAIGWAAAGAVVGMVGGQFLPGLGPDAMLTEQTATLTQLPASYVGVLANEAGGAGLLISSLRHGRTADFKFVQPAIPPAGQVFYLWGLPADGGAPIPIGPLPEGKTGSVGLPGEAETLFFGVSKLGVTLETAGATPTTPGLPYRYLGFCGKFWP; encoded by the coding sequence ATGCGCTACGACCATCCCGACCTGCGCCAGCACCTGGCCTCGGCCTATGCCTTCGGCTCACTGACCCCGCGCGTGCGCGCCCGCTTCGAACGCCTGCTGAAAAACGACCCGGCGCTGCAGGCCCTGGTGGCCGAGGCCGAACTGCGCCTTGCCCCGCTGGCCCTCGCGCTGGAACCCAGGACGCCACCCGCCAACGTGTGGCCGGCCATCGAAAAGCGCCTCGGCTTCGTCGAGGCCAAGGCCTCAAGCCGCTGGTTCGACTGGCTGCTGCGCCCGGCCATCGGCTGGGCGGCGGCCGGTGCCGTGGTCGGCATGGTGGGCGGCCAGTTCCTTCCCGGCCTCGGCCCCGACGCCATGCTCACCGAGCAGACCGCCACGCTCACCCAACTCCCCGCCAGTTACGTCGGCGTGCTCGCCAACGAAGCCGGCGGCGCCGGCTTGCTGATCAGTAGCCTGCGCCACGGTCGCACCGCCGACTTCAAATTCGTCCAACCCGCTATCCCGCCCGCTGGGCAGGTCTTCTATCTCTGGGGTCTGCCCGCCGATGGCGGCGCCCCCATCCCCATCGGCCCCCTGCCTGAGGGCAAGACCGGTAGTGTCGGGCTGCCCGGAGAGGCGGAGACGCTGTTCTTTGGCGTGTCGAAGCTTGGCGTCACGCTGGAAACCGCCGGGGCGACACCGACGACGCCGGGGTTGCCTTATCGGTATCTCGGGTTCTGCGGGAAGTTCTGGCCGTAG
- a CDS encoding sigma-70 family RNA polymerase sigma factor has product MNAPESLEALIGRVAMGDRAALRALYDASAHRLYPIALRLLNERSLAEDALQDTFVAVWHHAGRYQAGRATAMAWLATLVRNKALDIGRARPNHMPLEITEGDGETRTVDVASDGPTPEETLLERCEDAQLRHCIGQIDAAPREALILAYFDGLTHQDLAARLSQPLGTVKAWIRRSLQRLQRCMAA; this is encoded by the coding sequence ATGAACGCCCCCGAGTCGCTGGAAGCCCTCATCGGTCGGGTCGCCATGGGCGACCGCGCGGCCCTGCGTGCCCTGTATGACGCCAGCGCCCATCGTCTGTACCCGATTGCCCTGCGGCTGCTGAACGAGCGCTCGCTGGCCGAAGACGCCCTGCAGGACACCTTCGTGGCCGTGTGGCACCATGCCGGCCGCTACCAGGCCGGCCGCGCCACCGCCATGGCGTGGCTGGCCACCCTGGTGCGCAACAAGGCGCTCGACATCGGCCGGGCGCGGCCCAATCACATGCCGCTGGAAATCACCGAGGGCGATGGTGAAACCCGCACGGTGGACGTGGCCAGCGACGGCCCCACCCCCGAAGAGACGCTGCTGGAGCGCTGCGAAGACGCGCAACTGCGCCACTGCATCGGCCAGATCGATGCCGCCCCGCGCGAAGCGCTCATCCTCGCCTACTTCGACGGCCTCACCCATCAGGACCTCGCCGCCCGCCTGTCGCAACCGCTGGGCACCGTCAAAGCCTGGATCCGCCGCTCGTTGCAGCGGCTGCAACGCTGCATGGCCGCCTGA
- a CDS encoding eCIS core domain-containing protein, translating into MRSHAPRTPTRQAGETSTSRASGRTLDGVRSTGASASVDRGRPGLSAPSHSHDEALERHAEAVADRVVANTPSAAGAPTPRRPTSLPQRPLAHPLMNAAGEPLAAATRADMEKRFSAVMGGGAGGAFDFSQIRIHAGPAASGAARAMGALAYTAGNHIVFNEGTYAPHTHDGRRLLAHELAHVTQNPPTVQCYRPNAKRSFNFGTLDDPASGLVEDSFNKRKDKETKPWIEHVNVTFNDLQTDAGGHVYSTGWASAQYYDNPVKWPDFNFPVGGGSRTLGRTDSGTFTVKRIMGVGYNSGTYSGTPGVDYDKSDREGPGRRYSKSLSANMSYAVFYNGGEALHAGPLDSSSHGCVHVDWDQMDLVKQLNYHSVIGLTKVTVKYLSKSEMAARKATLKAINDALNSVDEMLDLF; encoded by the coding sequence ATGCGCAGCCACGCCCCACGGACCCCGACCCGGCAGGCGGGGGAAACTTCTACGTCGCGTGCGAGCGGCAGAACACTGGACGGCGTCCGGTCGACAGGCGCGTCCGCCAGCGTCGACCGGGGGCGCCCGGGTCTGTCGGCGCCCAGCCACAGTCACGACGAGGCGCTTGAGCGCCACGCCGAAGCCGTGGCCGACCGGGTTGTCGCCAACACGCCGTCGGCGGCGGGGGCGCCCACGCCCCGCAGGCCGACCTCCCTGCCGCAGCGTCCGCTGGCCCATCCACTCATGAATGCCGCAGGCGAACCGCTGGCAGCCGCCACGCGCGCGGACATGGAGAAGCGCTTTTCCGCCGTGATGGGCGGGGGTGCGGGTGGGGCGTTCGATTTCAGCCAGATCCGCATCCACGCGGGGCCTGCCGCCAGCGGTGCCGCCCGTGCCATGGGGGCGCTGGCCTACACGGCGGGCAACCACATCGTCTTCAATGAGGGCACTTACGCCCCCCACACCCACGACGGGCGCCGCCTGCTCGCCCATGAGCTGGCCCATGTGACCCAGAACCCGCCCACGGTTCAGTGTTACCGCCCCAATGCCAAACGCTCTTTCAACTTCGGCACGCTGGACGACCCGGCGTCCGGTCTGGTCGAAGACAGCTTCAACAAGCGCAAGGACAAGGAAACCAAGCCCTGGATCGAGCATGTGAACGTCACCTTCAACGATCTGCAGACCGACGCCGGCGGGCACGTCTATTCCACCGGCTGGGCCTCAGCCCAGTATTACGACAACCCGGTCAAGTGGCCGGATTTCAATTTTCCGGTGGGCGGCGGCTCGCGCACCCTGGGCAGAACGGACAGCGGCACCTTCACGGTCAAACGGATCATGGGGGTGGGCTACAACAGCGGGACGTATTCGGGCACGCCGGGTGTGGACTATGACAAGAGCGATCGCGAGGGGCCGGGCAGGCGCTATTCAAAATCCCTGAGCGCCAACATGAGCTATGCCGTGTTCTACAACGGCGGCGAGGCGCTTCATGCCGGGCCGCTTGATTCGAGCTCTCATGGCTGCGTGCATGTCGATTGGGACCAGATGGACCTGGTCAAGCAGCTCAACTACCACAGCGTGATCGGCCTCACCAAGGTGACGGTCAAATACCTGAGCAAGTCCGAAATGGCGGCACGCAAGGCCACCTTGAAAGCGATCAACGACGCACTGAACAGCGTGGATGAAATGCTGGACCTGTTCTGA
- a CDS encoding organic hydroperoxide resistance protein: MDKIEVAYTTSATATGGRNGRTESQDGQVSVDLSVPKAMGGPGKAGTTTPEDLFAAGYAACFGGALDFVAKQQKKDASGAKVTCSVSIGPREAGGFGLAVKMRVEDTSLPQAELEPLVKAAHEEICPYSHATRNNVPVELEVVGG; encoded by the coding sequence ATGGACAAAATCGAAGTCGCCTATACCACCTCGGCCACCGCCACCGGTGGCCGTAACGGACGCACCGAGTCGCAGGACGGGCAGGTGAGCGTGGATCTTTCCGTCCCCAAGGCCATGGGCGGCCCGGGCAAGGCGGGCACGACGACCCCGGAAGACCTGTTTGCCGCCGGTTACGCGGCCTGCTTTGGCGGCGCGCTGGATTTCGTGGCCAAGCAGCAGAAGAAGGACGCCAGCGGCGCCAAGGTGACCTGCTCGGTGTCCATCGGCCCGCGCGAGGCCGGCGGTTTTGGCCTGGCGGTGAAGATGCGGGTGGAGGACACCAGCCTGCCGCAGGCGGAGCTGGAGCCGCTGGTGAAAGCCGCGCATGAAGAGATCTGCCCCTACTCCCACGCCACCCGCAACAACGTGCCGGTGGAGCTGGAGGTGGTGGGCGGCTAA
- a CDS encoding heme-binding protein: MKSKAVLTQAEVTRIVTAAREEAQRQQWAVSIAVVDDGGHPLALERLDGCAPIGAYICVEKARTAALGRRESQGYEEMINGGRTAFLSAPQLSGMLSGGVPVTVDGQVVGAVGVSGVKPEQDVQVARAGVDALA, translated from the coding sequence ATGAAATCCAAAGCCGTTCTGACCCAGGCCGAGGTGACGCGAATCGTCACGGCGGCACGCGAAGAGGCGCAGCGTCAGCAGTGGGCCGTGTCCATTGCCGTCGTCGACGATGGCGGACATCCGCTTGCGCTGGAGCGCCTTGACGGCTGCGCGCCCATTGGCGCCTACATCTGTGTCGAAAAGGCGCGCACCGCCGCGCTGGGCCGGCGCGAGTCGCAAGGCTATGAAGAGATGATCAACGGGGGGCGGACCGCCTTTCTGTCGGCGCCTCAGCTGAGCGGCATGCTCAGCGGTGGTGTGCCGGTGACGGTCGATGGTCAGGTGGTGGGTGCAGTTGGCGTGTCGGGGGTCAAACCCGAGCAGGATGTGCAGGTCGCCCGGGCGGGCGTCGACGCACTGGCCTGA
- a CDS encoding DUF4384 domain-containing protein → MTTKPLWLLATLTLAACAPLPPKQQDVAAAVAPPQTRPQRNVTNFSDALRCMDKLYISYGVRDVSVVIEDLSDSTRKVAAGTRDMMMSALSDQTRRSRAIEVSAFGQDANNAVAFLSNAKNRTAFNVVPQYNLRGSISQLDEGVLKRQTDGGVSVGSTLGAGASTSRQFNVLGLDVAMADTERLTLLPGVVSKNLTTIVKEGDALDAQATFSKIGINFSTSFQRTDGTAQALRNMVELSSVELFGRLLKLPYWQCIGTDAKNPEVRDEIEDWFIGMERGGELTAYFQTQLRNRGFYDGPADGRVTPALRQAVATYRNALGMGDTPAVDLAFFTVFLEGPFPQPPAVPAQDATPRSQASAGNIALAIEPVPLPAGAGVGFTLSSNAPAYAYCYARTAAGKLQRIFPNRFDADPRVEPGQSLQLPGNQGFKLQPGANGTVPVACFGAPREIYNDIPAALRWGDFQDLNKVADFGEVQRILEAVANGPVAVASRELVPGK, encoded by the coding sequence ATGACAACAAAACCGCTCTGGCTGCTCGCCACCCTGACGCTCGCGGCCTGTGCGCCGCTGCCGCCCAAACAGCAGGACGTGGCCGCCGCCGTGGCGCCGCCGCAAACCCGGCCCCAGCGCAACGTCACCAATTTTTCCGACGCCCTGCGCTGCATGGACAAGCTCTACATCTCCTACGGCGTGCGCGACGTGAGCGTAGTGATCGAGGACCTGTCGGACAGTACGCGCAAGGTGGCCGCCGGCACCCGCGACATGATGATGTCGGCCCTGTCGGACCAGACCCGTCGCAGCCGCGCCATCGAGGTCAGCGCCTTCGGGCAGGACGCCAACAACGCGGTGGCCTTCCTCTCCAACGCCAAGAACCGCACCGCCTTCAACGTGGTGCCGCAGTACAACCTGCGCGGCTCCATCAGCCAGCTCGACGAAGGCGTGCTCAAGCGCCAGACCGACGGTGGTGTCTCGGTGGGCAGCACGCTGGGGGCGGGGGCTTCCACCAGCCGACAGTTCAACGTGCTCGGGCTCGACGTGGCCATGGCCGACACCGAGCGTCTGACCCTGTTGCCGGGGGTGGTCTCCAAGAATCTCACCACCATCGTCAAGGAGGGCGACGCCCTCGACGCCCAGGCCACCTTCTCCAAGATCGGCATCAACTTCTCCACCTCCTTCCAGCGCACCGACGGCACCGCCCAGGCCCTGCGCAACATGGTGGAGCTGTCGTCGGTCGAACTCTTCGGCCGCCTGCTCAAGCTGCCCTACTGGCAATGCATCGGCACCGATGCCAAGAACCCGGAAGTGCGTGACGAGATCGAAGACTGGTTCATCGGCATGGAGCGCGGCGGCGAGCTGACCGCCTACTTCCAGACCCAGCTGCGTAACCGTGGCTTCTACGATGGCCCGGCCGACGGCCGAGTCACCCCGGCCCTGCGCCAGGCCGTGGCCACCTACCGCAATGCGCTGGGCATGGGAGACACGCCGGCGGTGGATCTGGCCTTCTTCACCGTCTTCCTCGAAGGCCCGTTCCCCCAGCCGCCCGCCGTGCCCGCGCAGGACGCCACGCCGCGCAGCCAGGCCTCGGCCGGCAACATCGCCTTGGCCATCGAACCGGTGCCGCTACCCGCCGGTGCAGGGGTGGGCTTCACGCTGAGCAGTAACGCGCCGGCCTATGCGTACTGCTACGCCCGTACCGCCGCCGGTAAGCTGCAGCGCATCTTTCCCAACCGCTTCGATGCCGATCCGCGCGTCGAGCCGGGTCAGTCGCTGCAACTGCCGGGCAATCAGGGCTTCAAGCTTCAACCCGGCGCCAACGGCACCGTGCCCGTGGCCTGCTTCGGCGCGCCGCGCGAGATCTACAATGACATCCCCGCCGCGCTGCGCTGGGGTGACTTTCAGGACCTGAACAAGGTGGCCGACTTCGGCGAGGTGCAGCGCATTCTCGAAGCCGTTGCCAACGGCCCGGTGGCGGTTGCCAGCCGCGAACTCGTCCCGGGCAAGTAA
- a CDS encoding GFA family protein has translation MHLDGSCHCGAVRFSLESAHPYPYNLCYCSICRKTGGAGGYAINLGGDAATLKVEGEAHVRIYQAMIGEGAERQQSPAKRHFCGECGAHLWVWDPRWPELVHPLASAIDTPLPVPPERTHLMLGSKAAWVQVRADPQDKHFDDYPDESIAQWHARLGLAC, from the coding sequence ATGCATCTCGACGGTTCCTGCCATTGCGGCGCCGTGCGCTTCTCACTCGAATCGGCGCATCCCTACCCCTACAACCTGTGCTATTGCTCCATCTGCCGCAAGACCGGTGGCGCCGGCGGTTATGCGATCAATCTGGGGGGCGATGCGGCCACGCTCAAGGTGGAGGGTGAGGCCCATGTGCGCATCTATCAGGCCATGATCGGCGAGGGTGCCGAGCGCCAGCAAAGCCCGGCGAAGCGGCATTTCTGTGGCGAATGCGGTGCTCACCTGTGGGTGTGGGACCCGCGCTGGCCCGAGCTGGTCCATCCGCTCGCCTCGGCCATCGACACGCCGCTCCCGGTGCCGCCGGAGCGCACGCATCTGATGCTCGGCTCGAAAGCCGCCTGGGTGCAGGTCCGGGCGGATCCGCAGGACAAGCACTTCGATGACTACCCGGACGAGTCCATCGCCCAGTGGCATGCGCGGTTGGGGCTGGCGTGCTGA